The DNA sequence TTTCCTCATTAGGAGATGCTGTGGGCTCCTAAGGAGCCGATGTTGAGATGGGACAACCAAGAAAATGTTTATTTCTTCTCGGTCTTCTTGGGGAGGAGCACAGCCTGGAGTTAGGCAGAACACACCCTGGGCAATGTGACGCAGACAGCAGCTTGTTGAGCTCTTCATCTTACGGATGGCAAGCTGCAAGTGACGGGGGATGATACGGGTCTTCTTGTTGTCACGAGCGGCGTTACCTGCCAATTCCAGGACCTCAGCGGCCAGGTATTCCATGACGGCAGCCAGGTACACGGGGGCACCAGCTCCCACACGCTCGGCGTAGTTGCCCTACGCAGAAGGCGGTGAATTCTGCCAACAGGGAACAGAAAGCCCGCCCAGCTGGAGCGGGACTTTGACTTCCCCCTTTACCTTACCACCCTTACCACGACCAGACATGATGTTTGCTTTTTAGGTACTTTATAAACCTTATCGCTGTTTGTCGAGCTAGCTTTTATAGGCGGCCCCGGTGACTGAGTCAGATTGCGACGGCTGGCATGTGGAACGGACCTCAGATGAGCCAGTAGTCGTGGTCCTGTACGCGGAGGCTGGCATGCGCgtcgaacaataaaaggaaaaagtgagtgGGGAGCTTCATTCTTCGTGCCGTAAGTACGATTGACATCATGCCACCCAAAACTTCCGGAAAGGCTGCCAAGAAGGCCGGTAAGGCCCAAAAGTCTATCACCAAgggtgataagaagaagaagcgcaggaggaaggagagctacAGCATCTACATCTACAAGGTGCTCAAGCAGGTCCACCCTGACACTGGTATCTCCTCCAAGGCCATGTCTATCATGAACTCTTTCGTGAATGACATTTTTGAACGCATTGCAGCTGAGGCTTCCCGCCTTGCACACTACAACAAGCGTTCCACCATCACCAGCCGGGAGATTCAGACCGCTGTCAGGTTGTTGCTGCCCGGAGAACTGGCTAAGCACGCCGTTAGTGAGGGAACTAAGGCCGTCACCAAGTACACTTCTTCCAAGTAAATCTCTAGGTTGCATGATTTACTTGCCTCCTAGAACAACATCGGCTCCTTTAGGAGCCACAGATCGTGATAAAGCAGATATACAATGACGTTAGTAACCCAATTGCCACCACTACCTTTCctgctagtactagtactactagtagtagtattagtactactactactgctactactactactactactactactactactactgctgccacCACTACCATTCTGTTCTAGAAGTTCATGTATTATTGCCAACATtgtgataattaattatactcctattactaccactaccattactgtcctataagtttatttaattttttaccaaCATTTTTGATAatcatagtactactactaccctTACTGTCCtacatgtttaaatttttatcaacattgtgataatcatactTTAGTCCGTACCCTTATTGTcctttaagttaatttttttctttccaacatTTTGATAATCAAAAGTCCCAAAAGAATAATGACACTATCCAAtctttgggatttaaaaaaaacacatttcccgcCTATTTTAAGGAAAGTGCAAAAAAGGGTAGTAGTTCACTAGGGGCccctactacttctactacaaatactcctcctactcccgggatattttttatttattttagtaataaCCTTTTGggtcattgcattttttttattctgggcaCTCAAAGTGAGCcctaaaataatgtttaattgggttttgggtggttttttgattgcaattttatatatatataatataatataatttatatatatattggtgtgtgtatagGGGGTATATTGGTTTTATATAGTAAATGATTAAATGagagagtgtatttgtgtgtgtggttgtatatttttatcacattattttttatatatattttatattttttatatttttatatataaaatatacaatataatacccctataagagagaggggaagaggtgtgTTTAAATATTACGGGtttcccaca is a window from the Penaeus monodon isolate SGIC_2016 unplaced genomic scaffold, NSTDA_Pmon_1 PmonScaffold_23574, whole genome shotgun sequence genome containing:
- the LOC119570265 gene encoding histone H2B — protein: MPPKTSGKAAKKAGKAQKSITKGDKKKKRRRKESYSIYIYKVLKQVHPDTGISSKAMSIMNSFVNDIFERIAAEASRLAHYNKRSTITSREIQTAVRLLLPGELAKHAVSEGTKAVTKYTSSK